The DNA window CTGGCCGGTGATCAGGCTGCGCGGGCGGGCCGTCGGCGGCGCCTTCATCTCGGGCGCCGACTGCAGGTGGTCGTAGTCGAACGTGAAAGGCTCGTAGTAATCATCAATCTGCGGCAGGTTGGGGTTGGCAAAGATGCGCATGAGCATCTTCCACTTGCCCCCCTGGCGCGGCACGATACTGCCGTCAGCATTGCGGTTCCAGCCGCCGTTCCACTTGTCCTGGTTCTCCCACTCCTTGGGGTAACCAATACCGGGTTTGGTCTCGACGTTGTTGAACCAGGCGTACTCCACACCGGGTCGGCTGGTCCAGACGTTCTTGCAGGTGACCGAGCAGGTGTGGCAGCCGATGCACTTGTCCAGGTTCAGCACCATGCCGATTTGTGCGCGAATTTTCATCGTGTTCTCCTTCTTGCGGGGCTGCTTAAGCGTGGGACGTTGCGGCTTCGGCCGGTTCGTCCATCCAGTCCACGCGATTCATCTTGCGCACCACCACGAACTCATCACGGTTGGTACCAATGGTTCCGTAATAGTTGAAACCGTAGCTGTACTGCGCATAGCCGCCGATCATGTGCGTGGGCTTGAGCACGATACGGGTCACCGAGTTGTGGATACCACCACGGGTTCCGGTGATTTCCGAACCGGGGGTGTTGATGATTTTTTCCTGTGCGTGGTACATCATCACCATGCCGTTTTTCACGCGCTGGCTGACCACGGCACGTGCTGCAATGGCACCGTTAGAATTGAACAGCTCCACCCAGTCGTTGTCCACGATTCCTGCGCTGCGGGCATCGTCCTCGCTCAACCAGATCACCGGCCCACCACGATTGAGCGTGAGCATGTGCAGGTTGTCGCTATAGGTTGAGTGGATACCCCACTTCTGGTGCGGCGTGATGAAGTTCAGGGCAATCTCGGTGTTGCCGTTGGACATCTTGCCCTGCACCTCGTGCATTGCCTTGAGGTTGACCGGCGGACGGTAGCTGCAGAAACCCTCGCCAAAGTCACGCATCCATGGGTGATCCTGGTAGAACTGCTGACGGCCCGTCAGGGTGCGCCATGGAATCAGCTCATGCACGTTGGTATAGCCGGCGTTGTAGCTGACCTTCTCGCTCTCCAGGCCGCTCCAGGTCGGTGAGCTGATGATCTTGCGCGGCTGCGCCTGGATGTCGCGGAAACGGATTTTTTCGTCCTCGCGGTGCAGCGCCAGGTGAACGTGGTCGCGCCCGGTCTGCTTGCCCAGGGCCTCCCAGGCCTTGCAGGCCACGTGGCCGTTGGTTTCCGGCGCCAGCATCATCACCACTTCGGTCGCATCGATGTCGGTCACGATGCGTGGCATACCCTGTGTGACACCTTCGTCGCGTACCCGGCCATTGAGATCGCCCAACTGGCCCACCTCTGTCTGCGTGTTCCAGGAAATGCCCTTGCCGCCATTACCCACCTTGTCCATCAGCGGGCCCAGGGCCGTGAAGCGCTTGAACAGGTTCGGATAGTCACGCTCGACAACCGTGATTTGCGGGGCGGTCTTGCCTGGAATAAAGGCGACTTCGCCCTTCTTCCAGTCGCGCACGCCATAGGGCTGCGCCATTTCCGCAGGCGTGTCATGCATGATGGGTGTGAGAACCACATCCTTCTCCACGCCCAGGTGGCCCACGCTGACTTCGCTCACGGCCTTGGCAAAGCCCTTATAGATTTCCCAGTCGCTGCGCGCCTGCCAGGCGGGCTCCACCGCCGTGGACAGCGGGTGGATGAAGGGGTGCATATCGCTGGTGTTGAGGTCGTTCTTCTCGTACCAGGTGGCCGTGGGCAGCACGATGTCCGAATACAGGCAGGTCGTACTCATGCGGAAATCCAACGTGACCAGCAAATCCAGCTTGCCTTCGGGGGCCTGGGCGTGCCAGCGCACCTCTTCCGGCTTGGCATCCTGCGTACCCAGGTCCTTGCCTTGCACACCGTTGGTGGTGCCTAGCAGGTGCTTGAGGAAGTACTCGTGTCCCTTGCCCGAGGAACCCAGGATGTTCGAGCGCCAAACGAACATGTTGCGCGGCCAGTTGGCCGGGTTATCCGGGTCTTCGCAGCTCATCTTGAGCGACCCATCCTGCAGGGACTTGGCTACGTAGTCCTTGGCGTCCATGCCCCGGGCCTGCGCATCCTTGAAGACCTGCAAGGAGCTGACCTCCAGTTGCGGCGCCGATGGCAACCAGCCCATGCGCTCGGCGCGCACGTTGTAGTCGATCTGGGCACCGTGGTACGCACTGGCATCCGCCAGGGGCGAGAGGATTTCTTCCATGCCCAGTTTTTCATAGCGCCACTGGTCGGTGTGCGCATAGAAGAAACTGGTGCTGTTCATCTGGCGCGAAGGACGAATCCAGTCCAGCGCGAAGGCCAATGCCGTCCAGCCGGTTTGCGGACGCAGCTTTTCCTGGCCCACGTAGTGCGCCCAGCCACCACCACTCTGGCCGATACAACCACACATCATCAGCATGTTGATGATGCCGCGGTAGTTCATGTCGCAGTGGTACCAGTGGTTCATGGCCGCGCCGATGATCACCATGCTCTTGCCACGGGTCTTGTCAGCGTTGTCGCCAAACTGGCGTGCAATCGTGATGATCTGGTCACGTGGCACACCAGTGATTTTTTCCTGCCAGGCCGGGGTGTAGGG is part of the Simplicispira sp. 125 genome and encodes:
- a CDS encoding nitrate reductase subunit alpha, coding for MSHFLDRLTYFSQPKESFSDGHGQANGEDRTWEDAYRDRWAHDKIVRSTHGVNCTGSCSWKIYVKGGIVTWETQQTDYPRTRPDLPNHEPRGCARGASYSWYLYSANRVKYPMVRGRLLKHWRAALAVAKGPVEAWTSIVENDAARREWQKQRGLGGFVRSTWDEVNQMIAAANVYTIKKHGPDRIIGFSPIPAMSMISYAAGSRYLSLIGGVCMSFYDWYCDLPPSSPQVWGEQTDVPESADWYNSTFIIAWGSNVPQTRTPDAHFFTEVRYKGAKTVAVTPDYSEVAKLADLWMHPKQGTDAAVAMAMGHVILKEFYFNKRSAYFDDYVRRYTDLPLLVVLNEKTLPDGRKVLVPGRYVRASDFPDQLGQTNNPDWKTVAYGLDGKVALPTGSIGFRWGDNERPDLGQWNLESKDARTANETPLKLSVIEDGAQAHEIVDVAFPYFGGVATPNFTANEQLGGDIMLRRVPVSRLALDGDGVSGEVMVATVFDLQVANYGVNRGLAGEAVDGGYDADAPYTPAWQEKITGVPRDQIITIARQFGDNADKTRGKSMVIIGAAMNHWYHCDMNYRGIINMLMMCGCIGQSGGGWAHYVGQEKLRPQTGWTALAFALDWIRPSRQMNSTSFFYAHTDQWRYEKLGMEEILSPLADASAYHGAQIDYNVRAERMGWLPSAPQLEVSSLQVFKDAQARGMDAKDYVAKSLQDGSLKMSCEDPDNPANWPRNMFVWRSNILGSSGKGHEYFLKHLLGTTNGVQGKDLGTQDAKPEEVRWHAQAPEGKLDLLVTLDFRMSTTCLYSDIVLPTATWYEKNDLNTSDMHPFIHPLSTAVEPAWQARSDWEIYKGFAKAVSEVSVGHLGVEKDVVLTPIMHDTPAEMAQPYGVRDWKKGEVAFIPGKTAPQITVVERDYPNLFKRFTALGPLMDKVGNGGKGISWNTQTEVGQLGDLNGRVRDEGVTQGMPRIVTDIDATEVVMMLAPETNGHVACKAWEALGKQTGRDHVHLALHREDEKIRFRDIQAQPRKIISSPTWSGLESEKVSYNAGYTNVHELIPWRTLTGRQQFYQDHPWMRDFGEGFCSYRPPVNLKAMHEVQGKMSNGNTEIALNFITPHQKWGIHSTYSDNLHMLTLNRGGPVIWLSEDDARSAGIVDNDWVELFNSNGAIAARAVVSQRVKNGMVMMYHAQEKIINTPGSEITGTRGGIHNSVTRIVLKPTHMIGGYAQYSYGFNYYGTIGTNRDEFVVVRKMNRVDWMDEPAEAATSHA